CTTGGCGAAAAGCCCGCACAAGGCGACCGTTCCCCCCGCCGCCAGGGCCGCGTTGGGCCCGACCACCTTGAGACGGGTGGCCACGTTCAGGATCACGGTGATCAGCAGGCAGCTCAGCGCCAGCTCCATGAGGAAGGCCGAGGTCGTGCCGTAATGCGGCCGCGTGGCGCCCAGATGGTCCACGTTGCCGAAGAGGGCGAGCAGGAACAGCGCTGCCAGCACGGCGCCCCCCACCTGGGCCAACCAATAAAAAGGCCCAAAAACAAAAAAAGGCACCCGGCGCCAGGGAAAGTCCCGGCGCAAGGCAAAGGCGAAAGTCACCGCCGGATTGATGTGGGCGCCGGACAAGTTGCCGAAGGCATAGATCACCGCCATGACCAGCAGGCCGCTGG
The sequence above is drawn from the Thermithiobacillus tepidarius DSM 3134 genome and encodes:
- a CDS encoding MIP/aquaporin family protein, translated to MKDVLLTQQDLPGVLRSLFAELLGTFALTFVDAGGAVIAAVSHDAVTLAARSAASGLLVMAVIYAFGNLSGAHINPAVTFAFALRRDFPWRRVPFFVFGPFYWLAQVGGAVLAALFLLALFGNVDHLGATRPHYGTTSAFLMELALSCLLITVILNVATRLKVVGPNAALAAGGTVALCGLFAKPVSDASMNPARSLGPALVSGSLEQVWIYLAAPVLGALLAVLFMAILHGRRDPDEVEAATGDGS